AATTATTGTTAGTGGTTATTTTACAGGTACTGAGGGCCCTGGGGCTGGTGTGGACTGGGTCACAGTAGTGATCGCTCTGCTCTGGATGGTGGCTGGGGTTGTTCCTGATGCAGTAGTGGAGGGAGTCTCTGTACTGCTGGTGCCACCGTCTGCTCCATCTGCTGTAGGACACGCATTAACACAGTCCATGAAATAACCCTAAAACATGATcctgttttttaaaataaaaacactgaAAACAACAAGTATGTACTCTAGCGTTATACCTGTGGCAGTAGTTGCCGTGTTGGTGGTGCCAGTCTCGTGGGTTTCACAGGGGGGGTCTGAACACACCCCCTGCACCGTCACTGTTCCTGTCTGGTTCCCAGCCATGTTGGAACTGGCCTGGGATGGGGTGTTGGTGGTCCCCGTTTCGTGGGTCTCGCAGGGTGGGTTTGAGCACACTTTCTGCACAGTGTTAGTCTTCCCGTTACCCATGCCGGACGAGGACTGAGTGGCAGTATTGGTTGTGCCCGTTTCATGTGTCTCGCAGGGTGGGTTAGAGCAAACTGTAAGGCCCACGGCTGGCTGCTTGGGACTCTGCACAGTGCCGGTCTGGGCTGAGCCCATGTTAGAGCGTGCGGTGGCGGGGGTGATGGTGGTTCCGGTGAGCAGGTTCTCTGGTCCCTGGTTGCCTGTGGCGGTTCCGGGGTAAGGAGAGGTGGTTGCCTGAGGGGTAGAGGAGTACAGAGATAATGAGCTATTCTAGACAGTATCCATTTTGTTAGTTCCCATGATGGAGTGGGCGGTGGTCGAGGTGTTAGTGGTGCCCGTCTCATGGGTCTCTGACGGAGGGCTTGTACACACCCTCATTGCCCCTCCCATGTTGGTGGAAGAGGTTGTTGCGGTGTTGGTGGTTCCAGTCTCGTGGGTCTCACAGGGAGGGTTGGAGCACACTGACATGTTAGCAGACGCAGTGGTGGCTGTGTTGGTGGTTCCTGTCTCGTGGGTCTCACAGGGAGGGTTGGAGCACACTGACATGTTAGCAGACGCAGTGGTGGCTGTGTTGGTGGTTCCTGTCTCGTGGGTCTCACAGGGTGGGTTGGAGCAGACCATAGTGACAGTACCAGGGGCATCCCCGGCCTCAGTGGAGGGCTGCTCAGAGGTGGGGGAGGCCAGGAAGGACACGGGCAGGTCCTGCACTGGCTGGGCCTCTACCCCGCTGGGGGTGGTGATGAGAGTCACCTGGGTTGGCTGGTTCACCGACTGCAATGAGAGAATATCAGGTATTGACTGAGAAAACCCATTAGAAAAGTGCTCCACATTGGGCAGCATGGGCACATTGGGCAGTAAATACATCAATtggagctacagtgccttgcgaaagtattcggcccccttgaactttgcgaccttttgccgcatttcaggcttcaaacataaagatataaaactgtatttttttgtgaagaatcaacaacaagtgggacacaatcatgaagtggaacgacatttattggatatttcaaacttttttaacaaatcaaaaactgaaaaattgggcgtgcaaaattattcagcccccttaagttaatactttgttgcgccaccttttgctgcgattacagctgtaagtcgcttggggtatgtctctatcagttttgcacatcgagagactgaaattttttcccattcctccttgcaaaacagctcgagctcagtgaggttggatggagagcatttgtgaacagcagttttcagttctttccacagattctcgattggattcaggtctggactttgacttggccattctaacacctggatatgtttatttttgaaccattccattgtagattttgctttatgttttggatcattgtcttgttggaagacaaatctccgtcccagtctcaggtcttttgcagactccatcaggttttcttccagaatggtcctgtatttggctccatccatcttcccatcaattttaaccatctttcctgtccctgctgaagaaaagcaggcccaaaccatgatgctgccaccaccatgtttgacagtggggatggtgtgttcagctgtgttgcttttacgccaaacataacgttttgcattgttgccaaaaagttcaattttggtttaatctgaccagagcaccttcttccacatgtttggtgtgtctcccaggtggcttgtggcaaactttaaacaacactttttatggatatctttaagaaatggctttcttcttgccactcttccataaaggccagatttgtgcaatatacgactgattgttgtcctatggacagagtctcccacctcagctgtagatctctgcagttcatccagagtgatcatgggccacttggctgcatctctgatcagtcttctccttgtatgagctgaaagtttagagggacggccaggtcttggtagatttgcagtggtctgatactccttccatttcaatattatcgcttgcacagtgctccttgggatgtttaaagcttgggaaatctttttgtatccaaatccggctttaaacttcttcacaacagtatctcggacctgcctggtgtgttccttgttcttcatgatgctctctgcgcttttaacggacctctgagactatcacagtgcaggtgcatttatacggagacttgattacacacaggtggattgtatttatcatcattagtcatttaggtcaacattggatcattcagagatcctcactgaacttctggagagagtttgctgcactgaaagtaaaggggctgaataattttgcacgcccaatttttcaggttttgatttgttaaaaaagtttgaaatatccaataaatgtcgttccacttcatgattgtgtcccacttgttgttgattcttcacaaaaaaatacagttttatatctttatgtttgaagcctgaaatgtggcaaaaggtcgcaaagttcaagggggccgaatactttcgcaaggcactgtacatctacATTTCTGTATAAAGAATAGCCCCTAGCTGTcttaccatggtggaggtggacaGGGTAGTGACTGTGGTTAGACAGGCCTGGGCCGCTGACACAGTGATGGCCGTAGGGTTGATGACTTGGCTGGGCAGGGTGGCAATGGTGCCCAGGGTGGTGATGGGAGTTGCCAGAGAGGCATTGGCACTGGCTAAACTGCCCCCTGCCAGGCTGGAGGAGACTGTGCCTGTGACTGTCCCCAGGGTGGTGACACCTTGGGGAACAAATAAATCACCAACTCAAAAGGGCAGACACCTGGAACTTGGCCTGAATTTCTTTTACTGCATACTTATTAATTGAACAGACCATTTGCCAACTTCAATCAAGGAGTAATTATGAAATGTCATCCATACCAGTTGTTCCCTTGACGACCAGTGTAGTTACATTGGGCTTGACAGAAGTCATCGTAACCGGGGTAACGAGTCGGACTCCACCCATTGGTACAGTGCGCAGAATGGTGCCAGGTTGGCCCGGAGCGCCCTTCAAAACCACCTTAAAACCACCAAGGGGGAGGTATAATTGAGACACTAGGGGGCACTAAAAAACTCCTCTACTGGGGCAAAACATTTGATAGAGCCAAATGTATTAGTAGCACCAATCAGAGCAGATCCTAATATAGTCCACAGAACTACTCAAGCATTTCAACTGCTCCAAAGGCCTTGCTGTAGGAGATGTATCGTATGCGACTAAATATAAATGCCATGTGATATTTAAAATGGAAAGTGCACCAATGTAAAAACTGTGAAACATCTTCAACACCtataaatattgtacaattcatATAAATAATATGTATCTGCTACAAGAGGTTATAAGGGTAATTTCTGTGAGGTACCTGTGTCAGCCCCTGTTGGCCAGTTACAGTGCCAAGCTTAGGCATGGTAGTGATGATTTTGCCTGGAGTGCCAGTGGTCATCATCTTGGTGGTGAGAATGGTATAGGGCATCTTCCCTGTGCTGCTGGTCACTGttatcaaaacaaacaaaaaaataataccTGTCAGCATATGCTCCCGTTGTATTGTCCCTGAAACATGAAACCATCACTGACCTGTGGCTCCAGGCTGGTTCATAATAGCAGACATAGGGATGGTCTTGATGATGGTGGTGCCCTGTTTGGTTGTGGTGGGCGACATGCCGCTGATGTTCAGGATGGTGGGTTTGTTCCCTGTGCCCCCTGCCTGGGacgtggtgatgatggtggtgggctTGCCATCTGCTGAAGTCACCAGCTTCAGTATGGTGCCAGCAGGGAGAGAACCCTTAGTCTACGGGAGAAAAAGTGGATTATGAACATGATCAACAGAAAGCCGGCTGAGCCTGTCCATTAAGTATTAGTTAGCTCCTTTTTCTGCCCTCATGAAGATAGCTGACCTGTATGAGCTGTGATAGAGGGTTAGTGGAAGCCTGGCCTGTAACAGCTGATGTCTGCACTGGCTTGGTTTGTACCACAGATATCATCTTGCCAAGGCTGGAGATCTGCTGACATAGGAGAGAGACTCAAGTTTATGAGTCACCAGAAAACATCACTGTATTTGGCGTCAGGAGATCAGTGTCTCATGTGAACAACTGAACTGTGAGTGTGGATAGCTACATTATTCCATGCTAACTGACCCTGACAGTTATGCAGATCTATGAACTCAAGCTGTGCTGTTCCTTCTCTGAGTTTTCCACAGCCACATCTTCTATAATGAGTTCATGCCTAGGCCATATAAGAGTCACATGAACACAGGTGGGGGaccaaaaaaataaatcaaagtGTGCCAAACTATTACTCAGTTCATGGCATGCATTTAAAATCGTGTATAAGGAGAGACATTTCTCACACAGCCTTCTTTCTCCCAGTACTCCCTTCCTGTTCCTGTCAAATTCTCTCACCAGAGTGCCGCTGCCTCCCATAGTAAGGGGGCTCTTGACCAGGGTGATTGTCTTGGTGACTCCTCCCACCATGGTGGTAACCACCTGGTGTTGCTGGGCTACGGTGACCGTGCCTGACTTGTGCACAGTGATGATGGGCCGGTTGGGCGATGATACAGTCGCTGTGCCCACCTGAGCTGCAGCAGTCTTCAACATGCGAGTGGCTGGGTTACTGACCTGGAAGCAGAAAATAGTAAATGTTAAGGTGTCAATTCTAAATTGGGCCTTGACAGAGACTGCCTGACAAACCCATACATTCTGCCAGCGAGTTTCATTTTCACAGACCGATATTTTACGAGTCTTACCATGAGAGGAGATGACATTTTGACTGTGGTGGAGCCAGGGGAGACAGCCATCGTTTTGACAAGGGTGGCACCTGCTGGAAGGTTGAGCCCAGTGCCTGAAGAGGGCGGGATCTTTTGTGTTGCTGCTGCAGCTGCAGCCAAAGCTGCCATGCCACTCATCTGAGGGCTATTGCCGATTGGCTTAAAGGAAAACAAATAGTCTTGAGTGAGACAATACTCTCTTGGCATTACTCTTGACAACTATTTATCCTTCAATAACCAAACCAATTCACAACTGTAAATACCGTTCCTTGGGCAGTCTGGGCAGGAACCATCATCTGAACCCCTGGAGGAAGTGATGTCACAGTGGCAGGGGATTTCACAGCCTGGTTGGCTCGCACAGTGACAAGGGAGGTACCTGTGCCAGACTGAGGGGCTGCAACCTTCAAGATGGCTGTCAAATCAAGAGAAATGTTAAATGTTCAGTATAGAGCCCTCAAGGCCTTCTTTTTAAATACCATTTTGGGCTACGATTATTGAAATAGAATGGGCTGTAGAAGAGAACAATGCAAATTATTTGTGACAATAGTCCACAAATTGGTATGAACAACCTCCATAGAACAAGTAGGACATGCATGGTTTTAACTGGCCCACGAGCTGTGGAGGCAGTCTTCGGGTTTCCGGGGATGTTGGGAAGGATAGTAGGGGAGGAAGCTTGGGGCACCATAGTGATACCTGTGTGTGGTAGGTTCTGAGCAGAGGGAGCAGCTGGGCTTTTGGGCAAGTTCCCTGGTAGAGAAGAGGTGGCGGTGAGGGCCGGGGAGGTGGCAGCAGCGGCAGCTGGGATGTCGTACTTCTGCAGCTGCAGCAGGTAGGTGTCTGCGGTGGACACAGCGCCCCAGCTCACCTCCAGGGAGTTGGTGTTGGCACGGACAAGCTGCACTCTCGAGGGAGCGTGTGGCCTCTCTGTAACCAAAAGACAAAATGGTCACATTTCTTATAAGCAATCAACAGAAGCAAAGTAAGCATTACCAATAGCACAGTTGAGCAAATAATGTGGGTGTGCTTTATCAGAGTAACTTAGCAAAATAAAGGTGACTCACCTGTCTCAAGGTACCAGAGGTCTTTACAGCAGACTTGGTTGTTCCATGCTTTACGGTAACCGTCACGGCCACTCCAGACATACAACCTAGAGTTGATGGACACAGAACAATGTCCTGCCCGGGCCCTGGGGATATTGTCCTCCAAGGTATCCATCAACACTGATTCCCAGGCCATGGAGTCTGGGGTAAAAAGAATCATGAGGGTTCAATCTTATTTTCTGACAATAATATAATTTGACCACCAGGTGACACTGCCATTTATCAATGGAAATGGGGATACCTAGAAATGTCACAGTGAATGGTTTCACTCAGAATGAGCTTGTTGAAGTAGGTCAGTTCATAATGCACAAATCTAGATAAACATTACTCAACAGTATGTAAGGTTAAATGCAGGTACTAGCACCAATAACTGAAAATGGGGAAGACAAACCAAGATTTAGGCAGGCCAGAGTGTTTGTGCACTTCCATTCTTTCTCATGTGTTGCCACCTTCACATCATCCATAACCAGGGGAACCCATCCCCCAAAAACAAACATCCTACAATGagaggcagacaaaaaaatcagaAGCAAGCAGTCACCAAATAGGTTACTGCTGAGAGAGATTTAACCGATTGTTATCccagacactgaattgatcattTCAACAGGTATTCAGAGAGATCTCACTTGTTTGTGATGGTGATGGCAGAGTGGAGACTCCTGGGCAGAGGCGATGTGCCATTCACCGATGGCTTGGTCCAGGTCAGGGTGTCTGCAGACAGAGCAAGATCATTTAGAAAATAAATTGTCTCTTACTCTAATGAATCGGTCATGTCAAAGGGTTCACTGTTAATAATTTGGTAATACTGTTAACTCAGGAGCCTACCAATGTCAAGAGTCCATAGATCTCCCAGACGACAGCCACTCATCCCTCCATAGATGATAAGGTGAGATTTCTTGCTCTCCTTTTCTGTGTACACTACAGCAGTGTGGCTCTCGCGAGGTGGCGGCAAAACGCCATAAGTAATTGGTATATCCCAGCCTACAACACTGGAGCCAGCACGAAGCTCCAGGGTGTACAGATCATTCAGGTATCTAGTGATGAGAGATTTAAGTCAGAATGTCTTTCCAATTGCTTACtgccagtgcttgacttggactggaATACACTACAGATCAAAAGTTTTAGAATACctactgattcaagggtttttctttatttgtacaacTTTATACATTgtacacatcaaaactatgaaataacacatggaatcatgtaataaccaaaaaaggtttaaacaaatcaaagtatattttatatttgagattcttcaaatagccaccctttgccttgacagctttgcacacgcttggtattctctcaaccagcttcatgaggtagtcacctggaatgcattacaattaacaggtgtgccttcttaaaactgaatttgtggaatgtctttccttaatgcatttgagccagttGTGTTgcaacaaggtaggggtggtatacagaagaaagccctatttggtaaaagaccaagtccatattatggcaagaactgctcaaataagtaaagagaaacgatagttcatcattacttgaagacatgaaggtcagtcaatcaggataattttgggaaaaaaagaactttgaaagtttcttcaagtgcagtcgcaaaaaccatcaagcgctatgatgaaactggctctcacgaggaccgccacaggaatggaagacacagagttacctctgctgcagaggataagttcattagagttaccagcccaaataaatgcttcacaaactGCAagtaacatctcaacatcaactgttcagaagagactgtgtgaatcagaccttcatggtcaaattgctgcaaagaaaccactactaatggacaccaacaagaagagacttgcttgtgccaagaaacacgagcaatggacatggTGGAAATGGACCGGTGGAAATGtttcctttggtctggagtccaaattagagatttttggttccaagcgCCATGTCTTTGTTagacgtggtgtgggtgaacggatgatctccgcatgtgtaattcccaccgtaaagcatggaggtggtggtgatatggtgtaggggtgcttgctggtgacactgtgatttatttagaagtcaaggtacacttaaccagcatgtctaccacagcattctgcagcgatacgtcatccaatctggtttgggcttagtgggatgATCATTCTTTCCCctacatgacaatgacccaacacacctccaggctgtgtaagggctatttgaccaagaaggagtgtgatggagtgccGCATCAGGTGACCTGGCCGCCACAATCCACCGacatcaaccaaattgagatggtttgggatgagtcggaccgcagagtgaaggaaaagcagccgacaagtgctcagaatatgtgggaactccttcaagacttttgggaaagcattccaggtgaagctggttgagagaatgccaagagtgtgcaaagctgccatcaaagCAAAAGATGGCTATTTGAAGCAACtcaatattttgatttgttgaacacttttttttactcaatgattccatgtgttatttcatagttttgaaatcttcactattattctataatgtagaaaagtacaaataaagaaaaacctatGAATGAGTAGGTATTCTAAAACTTTTGAATGGTTGTGTAGGTGCCGGtgctcattttgggtgctggtaatgtttatatttaggtgcaggagctccacaatactttagagataatattctataagaggaacaggcgCTTAAGCAGTATAATATTTGAGGAGCCGGTTCTCAGCtccagtgagctcctgcccaagtcaagaaGTGCTTACTACAAACCATTCCAcagcatttacattttagtaatttagccgTCTCTAATCATGTGGCTTACAggagcaattggggttaagtgccttgctcaagtgcacaGCGGCAAATATTTAACCGAGTCGGTTCAGAGATTCAAAACGTttaacagctaggctacctgccaccccattcgTTTTTCTTGTTACTCCACTGGTCACATTTCACATCTCCTGCTTACGGCAACTGTACCTAGGGATGTTGTTTTTGGGGTCCTCGCTGTCATTAGCCAGCCCTCCAAATAGGAAGCACTTGTTGCCCACCAGAGAGAAACTGTGACCAAGTCGAGCACAGGGAGGTGGGCCATTTTTGGGAGACTTAGCTTTCAACTTTTTCCATTCCCATCTGCTGGCCTGAACAAGAAAAAGCATACAAGAAAAAATGCAAAAGACGATAGATAGCATGCTGTAATCCAGTAAACATAATAATCTATTCATAAGTACTTAAAGACAGCCATTTTAGCTCTGGTTTTATTGCTACCAATGTTTAGAGCGAGAGTGTGCTGTAAGCATTCTATTTACCTGTAGCTCATAGAGATCGCTGCTGTATTTTCCATATTCCACCATTCCACCAAAAACCAGAAGCCGGGTGCCATCACAAACAAAACCGTATGCAGCACATCCAGGGGGAATATCACCACGAACCGCAGGGATAAACCATTGGTTTGTTGCTAGATTAAATAAGTAGAGGTTAGTCTGTGTGTGACAGTGTTGGGTGGTCAAGTGCTAGGTTGGCCTATGATGTGAGGTGTGAAGCGAATGCTCTTTGAGTAAATATTTACTTGAGCACGATCCAAGCATCTCTGACAAATGCAGCCTGCATCTTCAGGCCAGGTCTGTCACCTGAGAAGTGCATGTTGTATATTCTATACATTGTACTTATATCTGAAATAACCCAAAGATgaaaaacaacaactgaaatgTCAATTGTAATATAATTTCTCCCTCATAAAAACTAAACATAGACAATAAGAATAATGTATAGCTGTCCAAATTGACTACATGAGTCACACTATCATAAAACATGGGAATTGCTGCAATCAACTGTCTTTCTTGTGAACAAAATGTTCAAATAGTCCTAACTAACTTTCCTACTCAGGAAAATATCAGTAGTCATGTGAACAGAAATTGCGTGCATCCATTACAACATGCACATGTGATACAGCATAATTTAGTGTTCATAACAATACTCCTGTCGTCCATTTTATTTTAGCGCGCCATTTTTATTTGTGCGCTTTAAGTTCTGTACCACCAGACGGCGACAGTTTCTCAGGTAATATGTCAGGCTACATTTCCCGCTAAATTATCTTACCTGTGTTGTAGACATGCAATTCATCCACAATTCCTTCATTTCCTCCTCCAAAAACCACCATCAATTCCTTTATAGCAACGGCTCTGTGACCATGTCTTGGCCGAGGCACAGGCCCAGACCATCCTAGAACCCGCTTCCATCGTGGCTGCAGAGTTGAGCCTGTGGTCCCAGACACCACTGAACCAGGAAATGTCATGTCCTCTTCAGATGGGAAAAAAAATAGAGCTAAAAGAGCATTCCAAAACAATATTGACAAGTTCTGATCAGGTCTATTGTTGATACTTGCGAAGTGAAGCCAAAACACATTTTGCAAAGTGAAGACTGCACGTGCAATCGATTGCTGGGACCAAAACCGATGCATGTGAAAAATAATATTGTAATTGTAAACTCCAGGGAAGCAGCCATTTTTACTAAC
This is a stretch of genomic DNA from Oncorhynchus clarkii lewisi isolate Uvic-CL-2024 chromosome 17, UVic_Ocla_1.0, whole genome shotgun sequence. It encodes these proteins:
- the LOC139371258 gene encoding host cell factor 1a isoform X5, yielding MLGSCSTTNQWFIPAVRGDIPPGCAAYGFVCDGTRLLVFGGMVEYGKYSSDLYELQASRWEWKKLKAKSPKNGPPPCARLGHSFSLVGNKCFLFGGLANDSEDPKNNIPRYLNDLYTLELRAGSSVVGWDIPITYGVLPPPRESHTAVVYTEKESKKSHLIIYGGMSGCRLGDLWTLDIDTLTWTKPSVNGTSPLPRSLHSAITITNKMFVFGGWVPLVMDDVKVATHEKEWKCTNTLACLNLDSMAWESVLMDTLEDNIPRARAGHCSVSINSRLYVWSGRDGYRKAWNNQVCCKDLWYLETERPHAPSRVQLVRANTNSLEVSWGAVSTADTYLLQLQKYDIPAAAAATSPALTATSSLPGNLPKSPAAPSAQNLPHTAILKVAAPQSGTGTSLVTVRANQAVKSPATVTSLPPGVQMMVPAQTAQGTPIGNSPQMSGMAALAAAAAATQKIPPSSGTGLNLPAGATLVKTMAVSPGSTTVKMSSPLMVSNPATRMLKTAAAQVGTATVSSPNRPIITVHKSGTVTVAQQHQVVTTMVGGVTKTITLVKSPLTMGGSGTLQISSLGKMISVVQTKPVQTSAVTGQASTNPLSQLIQTKGSLPAGTILKLVTSADGKPTTIITTSQAGGTGNKPTILNISGMSPTTTKQGTTIIKTIPMSAIMNQPGATVTSSTGKMPYTILTTKMMTTGTPGKIITTMPKLGTVTGQQGLTQVVLKGAPGQPGTILRTVPMGGVRLVTPVTMTSVKPNVTTLVVKGTTGVTTLGTVTGTVSSSLAGGSLASANASLATPITTLGTIATLPSQVINPTAITVSAAQACLTTVTTLSTSTMSVNQPTQVTLITTPSGVEAQPVQDLPVSFLASPTSEQPSTEAGDAPGTVTMVCSNPPCETHETGTTNTATTASANMSVCSNPPCETHETGTTNTATTASANMSVCSNPPCETHETGTTNTATTSSTNMGGAMRATTSPYPGTATGNQGPENLLTGTTITPATARSNMGSAQTGTVQSPKQPAVGLTVCSNPPCETHETGTTNTATQSSSGMGNGKTNTVQKVCSNPPCETHETGTTNTPSQASSNMAGNQTGTVTVQGVCSDPPCETHETGTTNTATTATADGADGGTSSTETPSTTASGTTPATIQSRAITTVTQSTPAPGPSVPSISSITEGAAVSTEDPMQTDVATEGGDTAMETGLPPELMSEGQIGTGLSAEELAVTAAAQAAAQAAATEEAQARAIQAVLQAAQQATMNKGDSGSDRQQTTTIPIVLTQQELAALVQQQQQLQEAQAQAQAQQQGNAQALPTEGLAPADSLNDPTSESNGHNEMAAAASSDVASLLPRTSTETLAPSSTFAVSSPANLQPAASLAEVANGIEGGKLYPQPAPIKTLVKKENQWFDVGIVKVTNMVVTHFFIPGDDSQVEDDSGAIPDYNQMKKMELQPGTAYKFRVAGINACGRGTFSEISAFKTCLPGFPGAPCAIKISKSPDGAHLTWEPPSVTSGKIIEYSVYLAIQSTQTAEPKTSTPGQLAFMRVYCGPNPSCLVQSTSLSNAHIDYTTKPAIIFRIAARNEKGYGPATQVRWLQESSKDGASAKPAPKRPAVSSPDVKAAGQKKARTDQ
- the LOC139371258 gene encoding host cell factor 1a isoform X4, which translates into the protein MTFPGSVVSGTTGSTLQPRWKRVLGWSGPVPRPRHGHRAVAIKELMVVFGGGNEGIVDELHVYNTATNQWFIPAVRGDIPPGCAAYGFVCDGTRLLVFGGMVEYGKYSSDLYELQASRWEWKKLKAKSPKNGPPPCARLGHSFSLVGNKCFLFGGLANDSEDPKNNIPRYLNDLYTLELRAGSSVVGWDIPITYGVLPPPRESHTAVVYTEKESKKSHLIIYGGMSGCRLGDLWTLDIDTLTWTKPSVNGTSPLPRSLHSAITITNKMFVFGGWVPLVMDDVKVATHEKEWKCTNTLACLNLDSMAWESVLMDTLEDNIPRARAGHCSVSINSRLYVWSGRDGYRKAWNNQVCCKDLWYLETERPHAPSRVQLVRANTNSLEVSWGAVSTADTYLLQLQKYDIPAAAAATSPALTATSSLPGNLPKSPAAPSAQNLPHTAILKVAAPQSGTGTSLVTVRANQAVKSPATVTSLPPGVQMMVPAQTAQGTPIGNSPQMSGMAALAAAAAATQKIPPSSGTGLNLPAGATLVKTMAVSPGSTTVKMSSPLMVSNPATRMLKTAAAQVGTATVSSPNRPIITVHKSGTVTVAQQHQVVTTMVGGVTKTITLVKSPLTMGGSGTLQISSLGKMISVVQTKPVQTSAVTGQASTNPLSQLIQTKGSLPAGTILKLVTSADGKPTTIITTSQAGGTGNKPTILNISGMSPTTTKQGTTIIKTIPMSAIMNQPGATVTSSTGKMPYTILTTKMMTTGTPGKIITTMPKLGTVTGQQGLTQVVLKGAPGQPGTILRTVPMGGVRLVTPVTMTSVKPNVTTLVVKGTTGVTTLGTVTGTVSSSLAGGSLASANASLATPITTLGTIATLPSQVINPTAITVSAAQACLTTVTTLSTSTMSVNQPTQVTLITTPSGVEAQPVQDLPVSFLASPTSEQPSTEAGDAPGTVTMVCSNPPCETHETGTTNTATTASANMSVCSNPPCETHETGTTNTATTASANMSVCSNPPCETHETGTTNTATTSSTNMGGAMRATTSPYPGTATGNQGPENLLTGTTITPATARSNMGSAQTGTVQSPKQPAVGLTVCSNPPCETHETGTTNTATQSSSGMGNGKTNTVQKVCSNPPCETHETGTTNTPSQASSNMAGNQTGTVTVQGVCSDPPCETHETGTTNTATTATADGADGGTSSTETPSTTASGTTPATIQSRAITTVTQSTPAPGPSVPSISSITEGAAVSTEDPMQTDVATEGGDTAMETGLPPELMSEGQIGTGLSAEELAVTAAAQAAAQAAATEEAQARAIQAVLQAAQQATMNKGDSGSDRQQTTTIPIVLTQQELAALVQQQQQLQEAQAQAQAQQQGNAQALPTEGLAPADSLNDPTSESNGHNEMAAAASSDVASLLPRTSTETLAPSSTFAVSSPANLQPAASLAEVANGIEGGKLYPQPAPIKTLVKKENQWFDVGIVKVTNMVVTHFFIPGDDSQVEDDSGAIPDYNQMKKMELQPGTAYKFRVAGINACGRGTFSEISAFKTCLPGFPGAPCAIKISKSPDGAHLTWEPPSVTSGKIIEYSVYLAIQSTQTAEPKTSTPGQLAFMRVYCGPNPSCLVQSTSLSNAHIDYTTKPAIIFRIAARNEKGYGPATQVRWLQESSKDGASAKPAPKRPAVSSPDVKAAGQKKARTDQ